In Aureibaculum algae, the following are encoded in one genomic region:
- a CDS encoding GntR family transcriptional regulator has product MNVSVVIDEKSKVPKYKQVVDSIVNDVSSGKLKLGDKLPSINELSEATYLSRDTVEKAYKNLKNRKIITSVKGKGCYVSKNELISKINIFFLINKLSSYKMKIYNSFVKSLEGIGHVSLFIYHCDESLFVNLINQHVGGFNYYVIMPHFKTDKLDHISLTKEALTVMDKIPNEKIIVLDNKVDKKNAYSEVYQDFENDIYDALKNGVDKIVKFDKIHLVFPKNTFYPYPRRILHGFKKFCFEYSLNFEILSEISENMDITKNEIFIVIEESDLVNLVKLTRDNNLELGKDIGVISYNDTPLKELLGITVVSTDFKKMGVTAAELILNKKQEKIKNPFNFIDRKST; this is encoded by the coding sequence ATGAATGTATCAGTTGTTATTGATGAAAAATCTAAAGTCCCTAAGTATAAGCAGGTTGTAGATTCAATTGTTAATGATGTTTCTAGTGGTAAACTTAAATTAGGTGACAAATTACCTTCAATTAATGAGTTGAGTGAAGCCACATACCTATCTCGAGATACTGTTGAAAAGGCCTATAAGAATTTAAAAAATAGAAAAATTATAACATCCGTTAAAGGAAAGGGGTGTTATGTCTCTAAAAATGAACTTATTTCTAAAATTAATATCTTTTTCCTCATTAATAAATTGAGCTCATATAAAATGAAAATTTACAATTCATTTGTAAAGAGCCTAGAGGGAATTGGTCATGTTTCATTATTTATTTATCACTGTGATGAGTCTTTATTTGTTAATTTAATTAATCAACATGTTGGAGGGTTTAACTATTATGTAATTATGCCACACTTTAAAACTGATAAATTAGATCATATTAGTTTAACAAAAGAAGCATTGACGGTAATGGATAAAATTCCAAATGAAAAAATTATTGTCTTGGATAATAAGGTAGATAAAAAGAATGCCTATTCTGAAGTCTATCAAGATTTTGAAAATGATATTTATGATGCTTTGAAGAATGGCGTTGACAAAATAGTAAAGTTTGATAAAATACATCTAGTTTTTCCTAAAAACACATTCTATCCATATCCAAGAAGAATTTTACATGGGTTTAAAAAGTTTTGTTTTGAGTATTCACTAAATTTCGAAATTCTGTCTGAAATTTCTGAAAATATGGATATAACAAAGAATGAAATTTTTATAGTTATTGAAGAAAGCGATTTGGTTAATCTTGTAAAATTAACAAGAGATAATAATCTTGAGTTGGGAAAAGATATTGGTGTCATTTCGTATAATGATACGCCGTTAAAAGAGCTTCTAGGGATTACTGTAGTAAGTACTGATTTTAAAAAGATGGGAGTAACTGCGGCTGAACTTATATTAAATAAAAAGCAAGAAAAAATTAAAAATCCATTTAATTTTATAGATAGAAAATCTACATAA
- a CDS encoding phytanoyl-CoA dioxygenase family protein produces the protein MKHKLSEAQISFYRNNGLLIIDDFLSQPEVEHWKTTIDEAVKARKGRKFPHSEIKTGASDGINKDAEYFGKVFDQIINLWMTDDGVKEIMFDKNLGKMAAELAQVDGIRIWHDQSLVKQPWGNPTAWHLDTPFWSFSHREALSVWVALEDVTLQNGCLYFMPGSQKDTDFIEPGIGANMGDIFNDYPDYAKKDPTPSIIKAGSCSFHNGLTIHAAGVNMTPYTRKAMTCAYMPDGSVFNGKQNVLPDEYFKSLKIGDLLNNEAQNPLIYHKDWE, from the coding sequence ATGAAACATAAATTATCTGAAGCACAAATAAGTTTTTATAGAAATAACGGATTATTGATTATTGATGATTTTTTATCGCAACCTGAAGTTGAGCATTGGAAAACGACTATTGACGAGGCTGTAAAAGCTAGAAAAGGAAGGAAATTTCCACATTCTGAAATTAAGACAGGAGCCTCAGATGGTATAAATAAAGATGCTGAATATTTTGGAAAAGTTTTTGATCAAATTATTAACTTATGGATGACAGATGATGGGGTAAAAGAAATAATGTTTGATAAGAATCTTGGTAAGATGGCAGCCGAACTTGCACAAGTTGATGGTATAAGAATTTGGCATGATCAGTCATTGGTAAAACAACCTTGGGGTAATCCAACGGCATGGCATTTAGATACGCCGTTTTGGTCATTTAGCCATAGGGAGGCCCTTAGTGTTTGGGTAGCTCTAGAAGATGTAACCTTGCAAAACGGATGTCTATATTTTATGCCAGGTTCTCAAAAAGATACCGATTTTATAGAACCAGGCATTGGAGCAAATATGGGAGATATATTTAATGATTATCCTGATTATGCTAAAAAGGACCCGACGCCATCAATTATTAAGGCGGGCTCCTGTTCCTTTCATAACGGATTAACAATACATGCCGCAGGTGTAAATATGACACCGTATACAAGAAAAGCAATGACCTGTGCTTATATGCCAGATGGAAGTGTTTTTAATGGAAAACAAAATGTATTACCAGACGAGTATTTCAAATCTTTAAAAATTGGTGATCTATTAAATAATGAAGCTCAAAACCCTTTAATTTATCATAAAGATTGGGAGTAA
- a CDS encoding creatininase family protein, protein MKDEIKWGDFDKMRPTQIEEIKKDYPIAYLPWGAIEYHGRHNPTGLDTHKTAHLCSLLAKEVGGLVFPPISLAANLIKSYPGVDFPNHSIEFSEKLIQLICEEYFEQLAEQNFKIVVLLSGHAGEPHLQILRDVARDFNNKYPNKYFWALAEFDVIPDHLLVANHSALGETSLQLYFEPETVDLHSLPKDREISLEIDAVSGEDPRSSTAEHGELIVNSFIKNATEKLGGIIKNYI, encoded by the coding sequence ATGAAAGATGAGATAAAATGGGGGGATTTTGATAAAATGCGTCCTACCCAAATAGAAGAAATTAAAAAGGACTATCCTATCGCTTATTTGCCTTGGGGAGCCATAGAATATCACGGTAGGCATAATCCAACAGGATTAGATACGCATAAAACAGCTCATCTTTGCTCTTTGTTAGCAAAAGAAGTTGGGGGCTTGGTTTTTCCTCCAATTAGTTTAGCTGCGAATTTAATAAAATCATATCCTGGTGTTGATTTTCCCAATCACTCAATCGAGTTTTCTGAAAAATTAATTCAATTAATTTGTGAAGAGTATTTCGAGCAATTAGCAGAGCAGAATTTTAAAATAGTGGTATTGTTGTCAGGCCATGCAGGGGAGCCGCATCTTCAGATATTAAGAGATGTTGCACGTGATTTTAATAATAAATATCCTAATAAATACTTTTGGGCTTTAGCAGAATTTGATGTTATACCTGATCATCTTTTGGTAGCAAATCATTCTGCATTAGGCGAAACTTCCTTACAGTTATATTTTGAGCCAGAAACGGTTGATTTACATAGTTTGCCAAAAGACAGAGAAATATCTTTGGAAATTGATGCGGTTTCTGGAGAAGATCCACGATCATCAACTGCAGAACATGGAGAACTGATAGTCAATTCATTTATTAAAAATGCAACTGAAAAGTTGGGAGGAATAATAAAAAATTACATTTAA
- a CDS encoding aldo/keto reductase: MKYRTLGRTGLTLSEISLGTWAFGNNVYGGVAEKDGIKTINAGIDLGINIFDTAPQYGTDKQDGVAEIVLGKALKGKRDKVHISSKFGRNPCIEGGRSLFYKSRVIDSVEESLKRLQTDYIDVLFFHSPFSSDEIHDDVWEGIEQVKKQGKVRFIGHSISMFNQTENMAREWAKEGKIDVVQVVLSLMNREAQQLVNTLSKEHNIGVFARECLANGFLSGTITKNTVFEKNTLNARYSKAALAERVDQVEAFKFLIRDDITNMPQAALKWVLDQKGVSTVLSGAKNSYELEGAVSASTAKSFTADELKLAQTLLKKDFDAA, translated from the coding sequence ATGAAATATAGGACTTTAGGAAGGACAGGTCTTACTCTAAGTGAAATCAGTTTGGGTACTTGGGCTTTTGGTAATAATGTATATGGTGGTGTAGCTGAGAAAGATGGAATAAAAACTATCAATGCCGGTATTGACCTTGGTATTAATATATTTGATACAGCCCCGCAATATGGAACTGACAAGCAAGATGGTGTTGCAGAAATTGTATTGGGTAAAGCTTTAAAAGGAAAACGAGATAAAGTGCATATTTCATCAAAATTTGGTAGAAATCCATGTATTGAAGGTGGGCGTTCTTTGTTTTATAAATCTCGTGTAATTGATTCTGTTGAAGAAAGTTTAAAGCGATTGCAAACAGATTATATAGATGTCCTTTTCTTTCATTCTCCATTTTCCTCTGATGAAATTCACGATGATGTTTGGGAGGGAATCGAGCAAGTTAAAAAACAAGGGAAAGTTCGTTTTATTGGACATTCTATTTCCATGTTTAATCAAACGGAGAATATGGCACGAGAATGGGCAAAAGAAGGGAAAATAGATGTTGTTCAGGTGGTGTTAAGTTTAATGAATAGAGAAGCTCAACAATTGGTGAATACGTTGTCAAAAGAGCATAATATTGGTGTTTTTGCGAGAGAATGTTTAGCGAATGGTTTTTTATCTGGTACAATAACAAAAAATACCGTTTTTGAAAAGAATACACTCAACGCTAGGTACTCAAAAGCAGCGTTGGCGGAAAGGGTAGATCAAGTAGAGGCTTTTAAGTTTTTAATAAGAGATGATATTACGAATATGCCGCAGGCCGCATTAAAATGGGTGCTAGATCAAAAAGGAGTTTCGACTGTGTTATCTGGTGCTAAGAATAGTTATGAATTAGAAGGAGCTGTTTCGGCATCAACAGCAAAGTCATTTACGGCAGATGAATTAAAATTGGCACAAACCCTGTTAAAAAAGGATTTTGACGCTGCATAA
- the rhaT gene encoding L-rhamnose/proton symporter RhaT produces MGALIGLLLHAIGGFAAGSFYIPFKLIKKWSWETSWLVLGFAAWIFAPIIMAWFTVPNLIEVLGASDFETKFYTFFFGMLWGIGGLTFGLSMRYLGIGLGMAVALGFTAAFGTLIPPLYNGTFSELLQTKGGILVLIGVIISLIGIAIAGKAGILKEKDLNAEEQKEAVAEFNLSKGMVIAVISGILSACFAFGLTAGKPIAEEALKLGVKDIFQNNPVIVWVLWGGFLTNFIWTIILSIKNKTFSDFTDKDIPNKPKNYLLAIAGGVTWYFQFFFYGMGTTFLGEKYEFASWTLHMAFIIIFSTLWGIYFKEWKGVSTKTMRTLWLGLVVIIFSTVLIGIGNSF; encoded by the coding sequence ATGGGAGCATTAATAGGATTATTGTTACATGCAATTGGTGGATTTGCCGCAGGTAGTTTTTATATTCCATTTAAGTTGATAAAAAAATGGAGTTGGGAGACGTCTTGGCTCGTTTTAGGCTTTGCTGCATGGATTTTTGCTCCAATTATTATGGCATGGTTTACAGTTCCAAATCTTATTGAAGTATTGGGAGCTAGTGATTTTGAAACAAAATTTTATACTTTCTTTTTCGGTATGCTTTGGGGTATTGGCGGACTAACTTTTGGGTTGTCAATGCGTTATTTAGGTATTGGTTTAGGTATGGCGGTTGCATTAGGTTTTACAGCGGCTTTCGGTACTTTAATACCACCACTTTACAACGGTACTTTTTCGGAATTGCTTCAGACAAAAGGAGGTATTCTTGTTTTAATAGGTGTAATAATAAGTCTTATAGGTATAGCCATAGCGGGTAAAGCTGGTATCTTAAAGGAAAAAGATTTAAATGCAGAAGAGCAAAAGGAGGCTGTAGCAGAATTCAATCTTTCTAAAGGTATGGTTATCGCTGTGATCTCGGGTATTTTAAGTGCTTGTTTTGCATTTGGATTAACAGCGGGGAAGCCTATTGCAGAAGAAGCGTTAAAGCTAGGTGTTAAAGATATTTTTCAAAATAATCCTGTTATCGTTTGGGTACTTTGGGGAGGGTTTTTAACTAATTTTATTTGGACCATAATTTTAAGTATAAAAAATAAAACGTTTAGTGATTTTACAGACAAAGACATTCCTAATAAACCAAAAAATTACTTATTAGCAATCGCAGGAGGCGTAACTTGGTATTTCCAGTTTTTCTTTTATGGTATGGGAACAACTTTTTTAGGTGAAAAATATGAGTTTGCCAGTTGGACTTTGCACATGGCATTTATTATTATATTCAGTACTCTTTGGGGAATATACTTTAAAGAATGGAAAGGTGTATCAACGAAAACCATGCGTACTTTATGGCTTGGACTAGTTGTGATTATTTTTTCAACCGTTCTGATAGGAATTGGAAATAGTTTTTAG
- a CDS encoding polysaccharide deacetylase family protein, with protein MIQKLYISVFLLFAMGTYAQDTFILEDTTDARFEITDKVWSQTIGEASVCLWNDDKLSAFTITIDDNYEKDISFWMELQKKYGFKYTWFVITEADKKYNVKNWDLFNELSKAGNAIQGHDDRNWYEDKETGVKYPSIKAYNKRLNRTKTKIEKHIENQKCLTYAYPWGEGNVDEVANHFIASRGVIGLLNPANKIDFKQVRSISNPHIYSNDSTRNHYMLPLLDNTSKLEGKNYYRGWGSTHFHEVSAPAVQEKTDAFFKYLKEKEDKLWIGTFPDVAKYAQEYATHSLSVDSISENSISISLTDKMKDEIYDYPLTIKVRLANNWLSLSATQNGNEIESKIISYNQNKYALVKAIPDHGQVILKGDVFK; from the coding sequence ATGATACAAAAATTATACATATCAGTTTTTCTGCTATTCGCAATGGGTACTTATGCACAAGATACTTTTATTCTTGAAGATACTACAGATGCTAGATTTGAAATAACGGATAAAGTTTGGTCACAAACTATTGGAGAAGCTTCCGTATGTCTTTGGAATGATGACAAATTGAGTGCTTTTACCATTACCATTGATGATAATTATGAAAAAGATATTTCCTTTTGGATGGAACTTCAGAAGAAATATGGTTTTAAATATACATGGTTTGTTATTACAGAGGCTGATAAAAAATATAATGTAAAGAATTGGGATTTGTTTAATGAACTCTCCAAAGCGGGTAATGCAATCCAGGGGCATGATGATAGAAATTGGTATGAAGATAAAGAAACAGGGGTAAAATATCCCTCAATAAAAGCTTATAATAAAAGATTAAATCGTACAAAAACGAAAATTGAAAAGCATATAGAAAACCAGAAATGTTTGACCTATGCTTATCCTTGGGGAGAAGGAAATGTAGATGAAGTAGCTAATCATTTTATTGCGAGTAGAGGGGTGATTGGTCTGTTAAATCCCGCAAATAAAATTGATTTTAAACAAGTTAGAAGTATTAGCAATCCACACATTTACAGTAATGATAGCACACGGAATCATTATATGTTGCCTTTGCTCGATAATACTTCAAAGCTAGAAGGTAAAAATTATTATAGAGGATGGGGAAGTACACATTTTCATGAGGTTTCAGCACCTGCTGTACAAGAAAAGACAGATGCATTTTTTAAATATCTAAAAGAAAAAGAGGATAAGCTATGGATTGGGACTTTTCCTGATGTTGCAAAATATGCTCAAGAATATGCTACTCATTCTTTAAGTGTAGATTCTATTTCTGAAAATTCCATATCAATAAGTTTAACGGATAAAATGAAAGATGAAATCTATGATTATCCCTTAACTATAAAAGTACGTTTAGCAAATAATTGGTTGTCCCTTTCTGCAACGCAAAATGGAAATGAAATAGAAAGTAAAATTATTAGTTACAATCAAAATAAATACGCTTTAGTAAAGGCAATACCAGATCATGGTCAGGTCATTTTAAAGGGAGATGTTTTTAAGTAA
- a CDS encoding polysaccharide lyase, translating to MKIRFSIVVICALITISCGSNKLQVNNSNNEVFNLDFEGNTIGPYTENNLKKDVGDVNWKLLRDRATIELDETHGKVLKVLYPKGSVGPKQGGIQFDKPLPKASEYTLEYNIKFMEGFDFRLGGKLPGLTSGGEKYTGGVHPDNGEGWSARYMWIADGEIIVYFYHMDMEHKWGDSVKTNVFFKPGQWYKIKQHIKLNDSDQFNGVMKVWIDNEKVIHDDKVRYRLAPLGEIDSFYFSTFHGGNTEDWAPKKDSFIYFDNFKVTKFQN from the coding sequence ATGAAAATACGTTTTTCGATAGTAGTAATTTGTGCATTAATTACCATCAGTTGTGGTTCAAATAAACTTCAAGTAAATAACTCAAATAATGAGGTTTTTAATCTTGATTTTGAGGGTAATACTATTGGTCCGTACACTGAAAATAATTTAAAAAAGGATGTTGGAGATGTAAATTGGAAATTACTTAGGGATAGGGCTACGATTGAATTAGATGAAACCCATGGAAAAGTGTTGAAAGTGCTTTATCCCAAAGGTTCAGTAGGTCCCAAGCAAGGAGGAATACAGTTTGACAAGCCATTACCAAAAGCTTCAGAATATACATTGGAGTATAACATAAAGTTTATGGAAGGTTTTGATTTTCGCTTGGGAGGTAAATTACCAGGGCTAACAAGTGGTGGGGAGAAATATACAGGAGGTGTTCATCCTGATAATGGTGAAGGTTGGAGTGCTCGTTATATGTGGATAGCAGATGGAGAAATAATCGTCTATTTTTACCATATGGACATGGAGCACAAATGGGGAGACAGTGTTAAAACGAATGTTTTTTTTAAACCAGGGCAATGGTATAAAATAAAACAACATATAAAATTAAATGACAGCGATCAATTCAATGGTGTAATGAAGGTTTGGATAGACAATGAAAAGGTAATACATGATGATAAAGTAAGGTATCGTTTGGCTCCATTAGGCGAAATTGATTCGTTCTATTTTTCAACATTTCATGGTGGTAATACTGAAGATTGGGCACCAAAGAAGGATTCGTTTATTTACTTTGATAATTTTAAAGTCACAAAATTCCAAAATTAG